A single genomic interval of Cupriavidus sp. MP-37 harbors:
- the fabF gene encoding beta-ketoacyl-ACP synthase II, which yields MSRRRVVVTGLGLVSPVGNTVAEGWANLVAGKSGIATITKFDHSALSVHFAGEVKGFNAEDYIPAKEARNMDTFIHYGIAAGTQALKDSGLEVTEANAERIGVLVGSGIGGLPMIEDTHAVLSERGPRRISPFFVPGSIINMIAGHLSIIHGIKGPNLAAVTACTTGLHSIGLAARLIQAGDADAMLAGGAESTVSPLGIGGFAAARALSTRNDDPAAASRPWDKDRDGFVLGEGAGVMMLEEYESAKARGARIYAELIGFGMSGDAYHMTAPNMDGPRRCMVNALKDAGINTDQVHYLNAHGTSTPLGDKNESDAIKAAFADQAYKMVVNSTKSMTGHLLGGAGGLESVFTVLALHHQVSPPTINLDNQDPECDLDYVANTAREMKIEVAVKNNFGFGGTNGTLVFRRA from the coding sequence GTGAGCCGTCGTCGCGTCGTCGTCACTGGGCTTGGCCTTGTGTCTCCGGTCGGAAACACGGTTGCCGAAGGCTGGGCCAACCTGGTAGCCGGCAAGTCCGGCATCGCCACCATCACCAAATTCGATCACTCCGCGCTGTCCGTGCACTTCGCCGGCGAGGTCAAGGGTTTCAATGCCGAGGACTACATCCCGGCCAAGGAAGCCCGCAATATGGATACGTTTATCCATTACGGCATCGCGGCCGGGACCCAGGCGCTGAAAGACAGCGGCCTGGAAGTGACCGAAGCCAATGCCGAGCGCATCGGCGTGCTGGTCGGCTCGGGCATCGGCGGCCTGCCGATGATCGAAGATACCCATGCCGTGCTGAGCGAGCGCGGTCCGCGCCGGATCTCGCCGTTCTTCGTGCCCGGTTCGATCATCAACATGATCGCTGGCCACCTGTCGATCATTCACGGCATCAAGGGCCCGAACCTGGCCGCCGTGACCGCGTGCACCACCGGCCTGCACAGCATTGGCCTGGCCGCGCGCCTGATCCAGGCCGGCGATGCCGACGCCATGCTGGCGGGCGGTGCCGAATCGACCGTGTCGCCGCTGGGCATCGGCGGTTTCGCCGCCGCGCGCGCGCTGTCGACGCGCAACGACGACCCGGCAGCGGCTTCGCGTCCGTGGGACAAGGACCGTGACGGCTTCGTGCTGGGCGAGGGCGCGGGCGTGATGATGCTGGAAGAGTACGAGTCGGCCAAGGCGCGCGGCGCCCGCATCTATGCCGAGCTGATCGGCTTCGGCATGAGCGGCGACGCCTACCACATGACCGCGCCGAACATGGACGGCCCGCGCCGCTGCATGGTCAATGCGCTCAAGGATGCCGGCATCAACACCGACCAGGTGCACTACCTGAACGCGCACGGCACCTCGACGCCGCTGGGCGACAAGAACGAGTCCGATGCGATCAAGGCTGCATTCGCCGACCAGGCCTACAAGATGGTGGTGAACTCGACCAAGTCGATGACCGGCCATCTGCTGGGTGGCGCCGGCGGCCTGGAATCGGTCTTCACCGTGCTGGCGCTGCACCACCAGGTCTCGCCGCCGACGATCAACCTCGACAACCAGGACCCCGAGTGCGACCTGGACTACGTGGCCAACACGGCGCGCGAGATGAAGATCGAGGTGGCGGTGAAGAACAACTTCGGTTTCGGCGGCACCAACGGCACGCTTGTTTTCCGCCGCGCCTGA
- the rpoE gene encoding RNA polymerase sigma factor RpoE has protein sequence MSEREADQLLVERVQQGDKRAFELLVTKYHRKIIRLISRLVRDPAEVEDVAQDAFIKAYRALPQFRGESAFYTWLYRIAVNTAKNYLATQGRRPEASSDIDAEEAETFADGEQLRDINTPESMLHTRQVAETVNRAMEALPEELRTAITLREIEGLSYEEIAEAMGCPIGTVRSRIFRAREAIAERLRPLLGTAEGKRW, from the coding sequence GTGAGCGAACGCGAAGCCGATCAGCTCCTAGTTGAACGCGTCCAGCAGGGCGACAAGCGGGCCTTTGAACTTCTGGTGACCAAATACCATCGGAAGATCATTCGCCTGATTTCGCGCCTGGTCAGGGATCCCGCCGAAGTCGAGGATGTGGCGCAGGATGCCTTCATCAAGGCATACCGCGCCTTGCCCCAGTTCCGCGGCGAGTCGGCCTTCTACACGTGGCTGTACCGGATTGCCGTCAACACCGCCAAGAACTACCTGGCCACCCAGGGCCGCCGCCCGGAAGCGTCCAGCGATATCGATGCGGAAGAGGCTGAAACTTTTGCGGACGGTGAACAACTAAGGGATATCAATACGCCGGAGTCGATGCTCCACACGCGGCAAGTCGCCGAGACGGTGAACCGCGCGATGGAAGCACTTCCGGAAGAATTGCGGACCGCCATCACGCTGCGCGAGATCGAGGGCCTCAGCTACGAGGAAATCGCCGAAGCGATGGGATGCCCGATCGGCACGGTGCGCTCGCGGATCTTCCGGGCGCGCGAGGCGATTGCCGAAAGATTGCGCCCGCTGCTGGGAACGGCAGAGGGCAAGCGGTGGTAA
- a CDS encoding sigma-E factor negative regulatory protein: MGQAHKQSVHVVEAAEQISVLMDGELAPHEVDAVLDLAKSEAGLSDWTTYQLIGDALRSEDLTQAGSTAAFLSRFSARLEAEPHVLVPAVAQAGARHRLLVRPSWVRRVMPGTAIAAAVAAVSWVVVPQMRGPATVGTPDAVVARAEQPAAGQAAGVVTVAADTPQMIRDPRLDEYLRAHRTSVATDAFVPTMRTVANGANFTQENTQE, encoded by the coding sequence ATGGGTCAGGCTCATAAGCAGTCGGTTCATGTAGTGGAAGCAGCGGAGCAGATCTCCGTATTGATGGATGGCGAACTGGCGCCGCACGAAGTCGATGCCGTGCTGGATCTCGCCAAGAGCGAGGCCGGCCTTTCCGACTGGACCACATACCAGTTGATCGGCGACGCATTGCGTTCCGAAGACCTGACGCAGGCGGGTTCCACCGCCGCTTTCCTCTCGCGTTTCTCCGCGCGCCTGGAAGCCGAGCCGCACGTGCTGGTGCCGGCGGTGGCCCAGGCCGGTGCCCGCCATCGCCTGCTGGTCAGGCCGTCGTGGGTGCGCCGCGTGATGCCCGGCACCGCGATCGCCGCCGCCGTGGCCGCGGTCAGCTGGGTGGTGGTGCCGCAGATGCGCGGCCCGGCCACGGTCGGAACGCCTGACGCCGTGGTGGCGCGTGCCGAGCAGCCGGCCGCCGGCCAGGCCGCTGGCGTCGTCACGGTGGCCGCGGACACGCCGCAGATGATCCGCGACCCGCGCCTGGACGAATACCTGCGTGCGCATCGCACTTCAGTGGCAACGGATGCTTTCGTGCCGACCATGCGCACGGTTGCCAACGGTGCAAACTTCACTCAGGAAAATACGCAGGAATAA
- a CDS encoding MucB/RseB C-terminal domain-containing protein — translation MHKGGSPAHVAGAQRIRALRRSFFLALCLSAAAATAQPSDNTLNRRDATAWLNKIHKAAQRENYVGTLIYQRGSVMHASRIQHYSDLVNNEYERLETLDGKPREVLRQNDVVHSLIPEAKLVVVEKQEAKDRFPALLATNKNDVLDLYDMRKMPAERVAGMECEVFALEPHDAARYAVRLWAEKNSGLLMRAQTIGDGGKVLEQVSFSQVQIGVPSEKQRILGAIKNAGNWNHYEVTYQPTNIADEGWTIAVPLKGFQKIREVRRPLGELRAPAPGNARGQVFEVLQVVYSDGLTGLSVFIEPVSEQRARREGVAALGATQVVVRRVADFWITVVGEVPASTVRQFATAVEYRPPKTVH, via the coding sequence ATGCATAAAGGAGGGTCGCCCGCCCATGTAGCGGGCGCGCAGAGAATTAGGGCCCTGCGTAGGTCCTTTTTTCTGGCCTTGTGTCTGAGCGCTGCAGCGGCCACCGCGCAGCCTTCGGACAATACGCTGAACCGACGCGACGCCACTGCCTGGCTCAACAAGATCCACAAAGCCGCACAGCGCGAGAACTATGTCGGCACGCTGATCTATCAGCGCGGCAGCGTCATGCACGCCTCGCGTATCCAGCATTACAGCGATCTCGTCAACAACGAATATGAACGGCTGGAAACCCTCGACGGCAAGCCGCGCGAAGTGCTGCGGCAGAACGACGTGGTGCACAGCCTGATCCCCGAAGCCAAGCTGGTGGTGGTCGAGAAGCAGGAAGCCAAGGACCGCTTCCCGGCGCTGCTCGCCACCAACAAGAACGATGTGCTGGACCTGTACGACATGCGCAAGATGCCCGCCGAGCGCGTGGCCGGCATGGAGTGCGAAGTCTTTGCGCTCGAGCCGCACGATGCGGCGCGCTACGCGGTGCGCCTGTGGGCGGAGAAAAACTCCGGCCTGCTGATGCGTGCGCAGACCATTGGCGACGGCGGCAAGGTACTGGAGCAGGTGTCGTTCTCCCAGGTGCAGATCGGCGTGCCTTCGGAAAAGCAGCGCATCCTTGGCGCGATCAAGAATGCCGGCAACTGGAATCACTACGAGGTGACCTACCAGCCCACCAACATCGCCGACGAGGGTTGGACGATCGCGGTGCCGCTCAAGGGCTTCCAGAAGATCCGCGAGGTGCGCCGCCCGCTCGGCGAGCTGCGCGCCCCAGCCCCCGGCAATGCCCGCGGGCAGGTGTTCGAAGTGCTGCAGGTGGTCTACAGCGACGGGCTGACCGGCCTGTCGGTCTTCATTGAGCCGGTTTCCGAGCAGCGTGCGCGCCGCGAAGGCGTGGCCGCGCTCGGCGCGACCCAGGTCGTGGTGCGCCGGGTTGCCGATTTCTGGATCACCGTGGTGGGCGAGGTGCCGGCGAGCACCGTGCGCCAGTTTGCGACGGCCGTAGAGTACCGTCCGCCCAAGACGGTACACTGA
- a CDS encoding DegQ family serine endoprotease, with translation MMFRSPALARAVVMAAMMLLGPTVAEVSHAQAAASNYNLPDFTDLVEKASPAVVNIRTTELVRQRGVPGGDDEMAEFFRRFFGVPMPGAPAPGTPPRRGQPPQQEEQSRGVGSGFIISQDGYVMTNAHVVADAETIYVTLPDKREFKAKLIGSDKRTDVALLKVEASGLPRLPLGDSNKVRAGEWVLAIGSPFGLDNSVTAGIVSAKGRDTGDYLPFIQTDVAVNPGNSGGPLINLRGEVIGINSQIYSRSGGYMGISFAIPIDEAMRVSEQLKSSGRVTRGRIAVAIGDVTKEVADSLGLGRARGALVGSVEPGGPAEKAGIEAGDIILKFNGRDIERASDLPRMVGETKPGTRVPLQLWRKGATREVSITVTELEPDGKARARSGATPKDDSAPQAGKPNALGLVVSDLPEARLKELKLKSGVEVEVADGPALRAGIRPGDIILRLGDTDVTNARQFNELVRGLDKSRIAAVFVRRGDATQVLTLRPGAASAR, from the coding sequence ATGATGTTCAGATCTCCAGCCCTGGCGCGGGCCGTGGTCATGGCTGCCATGATGCTGCTCGGCCCGACCGTTGCCGAAGTCAGCCACGCGCAGGCCGCTGCCTCCAATTACAACCTGCCCGACTTCACTGACCTGGTGGAGAAGGCCAGCCCGGCCGTGGTCAATATCCGCACCACCGAACTGGTGCGCCAGCGCGGCGTGCCGGGCGGCGACGACGAGATGGCCGAGTTCTTCCGCCGCTTCTTCGGCGTGCCGATGCCCGGCGCCCCGGCGCCCGGCACCCCGCCGCGCCGCGGCCAGCCGCCGCAGCAGGAAGAGCAGAGCCGCGGCGTGGGTTCGGGCTTCATCATCAGCCAGGATGGCTATGTGATGACCAACGCGCACGTGGTGGCCGACGCCGAAACCATCTACGTGACGCTGCCGGACAAGCGCGAATTCAAGGCCAAGCTGATCGGCTCCGACAAGCGCACCGACGTGGCGCTGCTCAAGGTCGAGGCCAGCGGGCTGCCGCGCCTGCCGCTGGGCGATTCCAACAAGGTCCGCGCCGGCGAGTGGGTGCTGGCGATCGGCTCGCCGTTCGGGCTGGACAACAGCGTGACCGCCGGCATCGTCTCGGCCAAGGGCCGCGACACCGGCGACTACCTGCCGTTCATCCAGACCGACGTGGCGGTCAATCCCGGCAACTCCGGCGGGCCGCTGATCAACCTGCGCGGCGAAGTGATCGGCATCAACTCGCAGATCTACAGCCGCAGCGGCGGCTACATGGGGATTTCGTTCGCGATCCCGATCGACGAAGCCATGCGCGTGTCGGAGCAGCTCAAGTCTTCCGGGCGCGTGACGCGCGGCCGCATTGCCGTGGCGATCGGCGACGTCACCAAGGAAGTTGCCGATTCGCTGGGCCTGGGCCGTGCGCGCGGCGCGCTGGTCGGCAGCGTCGAGCCGGGCGGCCCTGCCGAGAAGGCCGGCATCGAGGCGGGCGATATCATCCTGAAGTTCAACGGCCGCGATATCGAGCGGGCCTCGGACCTGCCGCGCATGGTCGGCGAGACCAAGCCCGGCACGCGCGTGCCGCTGCAGCTGTGGCGCAAGGGCGCGACCCGCGAGGTCAGCATCACCGTGACCGAGCTCGAGCCTGACGGCAAGGCCCGCGCCCGCAGCGGGGCGACGCCGAAGGACGACAGCGCGCCGCAGGCTGGCAAGCCCAACGCGCTGGGCCTGGTGGTCAGCGACCTGCCCGAGGCACGCCTGAAAGAGCTCAAGCTCAAGTCCGGCGTCGAGGTCGAAGTGGCCGACGGTCCGGCCTTGCGTGCCGGCATCCGTCCGGGCGACATCATCCTGCGCCTGGGCGACACCGACGTGACCAACGCGCGCCAGTTCAACGAACTGGTGCGCGGCCTGGACAAGAGCCGGATCGCCGCGGTGTTCGTGCGGCGCGGCGATGCCACCCAGGTGCTGACGCTGCGACCCGGCGCCGCTTCGGCGCGCTGA
- a CDS encoding glutaredoxin family protein: MAATPALTLYGRAYCHLCEDMKVALEPLLRDFCFTLHEVDVDADPALEARFGELVPVLMPGTPADLPADASAHAAPLCHYFLDAAATRVWLAAHGAARTAR; encoded by the coding sequence ATGGCCGCCACGCCCGCGCTGACGCTGTACGGCCGGGCGTACTGCCATCTTTGCGAAGACATGAAAGTCGCGCTGGAGCCGCTCCTGCGCGATTTTTGTTTTACCCTGCATGAGGTCGATGTCGACGCCGACCCCGCGCTGGAGGCGCGCTTTGGCGAGCTGGTGCCAGTGCTGATGCCCGGCACGCCGGCGGACTTGCCGGCAGACGCGTCGGCGCATGCCGCGCCCCTTTGTCACTATTTCCTCGACGCAGCGGCGACGAGGGTATGGCTTGCCGCACATGGCGCGGCGCGCACCGCCCGCTGA